In Candidatus Binataceae bacterium, the DNA window ATCGACAATTCCCAATTCAAATGAAATCCATCGGGCCGATCGCGGCTCATCGCGAACGGATCGCCAATTTGGGCGCCTGCGTGGCGGATCGTCGCAACGTCGGCCTCGAGATTGTCGGTGACCATGCAGAAATCGACGAGCCCGCTGCCATGCTTTTCGAGCGCGGTTTGCCACGGATGGCCGGTATTCGCGGAAAGAAAAGCGATCAGCTCGATGTAAGCGCCGTCGGCGAATGCGATCAGCGCATTGTGCGAGCCGATCGAATGCTTGCCGCCGCGAACGACACTGAACCCCGCGCTGCTGTAGTGATCGATCGCGGCGTCAAGTTCCGCAACGGCAATTACGATGTGATCGATGGCCTTGAACATTGACGCCTCCGCGCAGCGCCGGTCTGTCAGACCACGATTACTAAACCGCCGGGTATCGCGCCATGGAAATTTTCCGACGCGTCGCGCTAACCGAACAAGCCGTCGACGGCGAGACTCGTGATGCGATCCTCGTCGTAGCCGAGAATCTCCTCGAGCACCAGGGAATTGTCCTGGCCGAGCGACGGCGCCGAGCGGCGCACGTCGGCCGGTGTGCGCGAGAGCTTGGCGCGCGGACCCTCGACCGTGAACGTGCCGAGCGTGCTGTGCGGCAGCTCGACGAAGTGCTGGCGATGCTTCATGTGCGCGTCGGTGAAAATGTCAGCGCTGTTGAATACGCGATGCGCCGGGACGCCGCGCTCCTGAAGGGTTGCCTCGATACGTTCGCCCGCCAGCGCGCGGCTCCATTCGGAAACGATCGCGTCGAGCTCGCGTCTTCGCTCGAGGCGCGCGGCCGCTGTCGCGTAGCGCGAGTCAGACTTGAGCTGCGGCTGGCCGATACAGTCGCAGAGATTTCCGAAATCGCGATCGTCGCGGCACACGATCGCAACCCAGGTGTCGTCGCCCGCCGCGGGATAAACGCCGTGCGGGGCAAAGCGATCATCGTCGTTGCCGTGGCGTCCCTGGCATCGGCCGTTCACCGTGTAGTCGAGCAGCGCAGGACCAAGAAAATGTAGCGACGCCTCGGCCTGCGACAGATCGATGTATTGCCCGTGGCCGGTGCGCCGGCGATGGTCGAGTGCCGCCAGGATCGCGGCGGCGGCGTAGCGCGGTGACACGTAGTCAGTATATGCGCCGAACGGGCCCGCCGGCTGCCGGTCGGCCCATCCCGTAATGTTGTGGAAGCCCGAAATCGCCGCCGCCATGTTGCCAAAGCCCGCGATCGTCGAGAGCGGGCCGCTCTGACCCATGAGGCAACTGCTGAGCATCACGATATCCGGTTTGACCGCGCTCAGCGCTGCGTAATCGAAGCCGAAGCCCTTCATCCCGCGCGGCGAGAACGACTCGGTCACGACGTCGGCCCATCGCAGGAGATCGAAAACGACTTCTTTCGCGCGCGGATTCTTGAGATCCATCGCGATGCCGAGCTTGCCGGCGTTGCAATTGTTGAAGAGCCCGGAGCTGTCGGGGCCGAGCGTGCCGTCTTTGTATGGTTGCAGCGTACGCGCCGTATCGACTCGCGTCGGCGACTCGATTCGGACGATTTGCGCGCCGTAGTCTGCGAGAATACGAGTGCTGGCAGGCCCGGCCATCACCCACATGAAGTCGAGAATCTTGACGTCTTCGAGCGGCCGCCGCGTAGCCATCAGATCACACCCTCGCGTTCCAGTTTCGCGATTCGCTCCGTGCTGAGTCCTAATTCGCCCGCGTAAATCTCGCGATTGTGCTCGCCGACCGTTGGTGGCCGGCGCCGGTATTCGATCGGCGTCGCGCTGAATTTCGCGAACGGTCCCGGGTAGCTGAAACTGCGGCCCAGCTCGGGATGCTCGACCGTTTGCCAGTAGTTGCGCGAGGCGAGCTGCGGACTCTTGACGACTTCCTCGATGGTGGAGACCGGCGTCATCAGGAAGCCCCGATCGACCGCGAACTGGAGAAGCTCGGCCTTGGTGTGACTGCTTGTGAACTTGATAACGATCTGCTTGAGGCGCTCGAACTCGCTGAGCGGCTCCTTGCCGCTCGCCAACAGCTCGCCGAGCCCGATCCAATCCTTGTCGCGCGTCGCCTCATCGCAGTAGCCCTGTTCGCACAGGTATTCCATCAACTTGCGCGTAAAGACGCCCAACGCCGATCCAAACAGGTAGGTGAGCGCGATGAACCCGTCCTTGGCCGGCCACACCAGCGGAATATTCATCGGCCCGAATTTGACTCCGCCTGACATGCGCCGCGCTTCGGCCGATCCAAGCGGCGCTGCGAGCACATACGATTGCGTCGCAATCGGAATCGACTGAATTGCAGCCACGTCGATATGCTGGCCTAGCGCCGAGTCGACGCGCTCATGATGCGCCGCGAGCGCCGCTACCGCCGCGTCCGCCGAGGCATGCAGGTAGGCCTGCGGAACCGACAGGCGCACCGGCGGGCGATCGTCATCGCCGGCAAGGATCAGCGGACCGCCCGCCGCCATCATGATCAAATCAGCGTCAGCGTAATGCGCCTTGGGCCCGTCCTGGCCGAATGGCGTGATCGATACGACGATCATAGCGGGGTTGATCGCGTTAAGGGCGTCATAGCCGAGACCAACGTTGGCGAGATAGCCGGGATCGAAGGACTCGATCAGGAAATCGGCGCTCTTCACGAGCCGGTTCAGCAACTCGCGTCCTTGCGCGCTCGCGATATCGAGCGTGATTGACCGCTTGTTGCGATTGTATGACCACCAGTAGAGCGAGCGGTCGGGATGCGGCTGGTCGTCAACAAACGGCGGAATCAGCCGCGCCGGCGAACCGCCCGGCGGCTCGATTTTGATGACGTCGGCGCCCATGTCGCCGAGAATCTCGGCGCACAAAAGCCCGCGATCGGTTGTGAGATCTAACACCCGGTATGGACTCAGCATCGACATAATAATCGCCGTCGCGATTCTTAGCATTGTTTGCGCGTCGAGCGGGAGAGCTTGAGTGATTCGCCGGCGGTTGCCTGATTTGCTCGCGCGCGGCATCATCCGATGCGCTTTGCGAGTTTCAGCCGCACCCGCCCCCGCCGATCGGCCGCAGAAGCTCTCGCGTGAGTTCTATGCGCGCCCGGTCCTGACCGTCGCCCGCGAATGTATCGGCAAAGTGTTGGTTCATCGGACGGCCGAGGGCGAAGCCGCGGGACGCATCGTCGAGGCCGAAGCGTATCGTGGGCCGCTCGATCTCGCGGCGCATTCGTCGCGCGGCCTGACGCCTCGCACGCGGGCGATGTTCGGGCCGCCCGGTTTCGCCTACATCTACCTGCTTTACGGAATCAGTTGGGCGATCAACCTCGTCGTCGCCAACGAGGGAGAGCCGCACGCGGTGCTGATTCGCGCGCTCGAGCCGGTGCGCGGGCTCGAGCTGATGGCGCTGCGGCGGCGCAAAGCCGCGGAATCGCGCGAGCTCACCAATGGTCCCGGCAAGCTGACGCAGGCACTCGCGATAACCGGCGCCGACTACGGGCGCGATCTGTGCGGCGACGTGCTTTTTCTTGAGGAGGGAGAGGCTCGCGCGATTCGGATCGGGCGCTCGCCGCGCATCAACGTCGACTATGCCGGCGACTGGGCTCACCGGCCGTGGCGCTTCTACGAGCGCGGCAGTCGCTACGTATCAGTACGGCCGCGCGACTGAGTGATCATTCTTAGCTACGCAAAAGGTTGCGCCGCAGCTTGCCGGTCGCAGTGCGCGGAAGCTCTGCGGTGAATTTGATCGCGCGCGGACACTTGTAGTGAGCAAGCCGAGCGCGCACGAAAGCCGTGAGTTCTTCGACGAGCGCCGCGCCCTCCTGCGATCGATCGCGCAGCACGACGAATGCCTTTGGCTTGACCAGCGCGTCTTCGTCTTCGAAACCGATCACCGCCGCCTCGAGCACCTGCGGATGAGCCATGAGAACGGCTTCGACCTCGATTGGTGAGACCCAGATGCCGCCGACCTTGAGCATGTCATCCGAGCGCCCGGCGTAGTGATAGAAGCCGTCGGCGTCGCGTGAATACTTGTCGCCCGTTCGCATCCAACCGTCGACGAACGTGTGTGCATTGGCTTGCGGATTGTTCCAGTAGCCCACGGCAATCGCAGCACCGCGAAGCCACAGATCGCCGATTTGATCGATCGCCGCTTCGCGGCCGTCTTCGTTGCGAATCGACACTTCATAGCCGGCGACAGGACGGCCCGATGATCCACGGCGGACCGCACCTGGCCGATTCGAAATGAAGATATGAGTGCTCTCGGTCGATCCCAGCCCGTCAAGGATTTCGACGCCGACGTGCTCCGCCCAGTGATCAGCCACCGCCGGCGGCAGCGCTTCACCCGCCGAAGTGCAGATGCGCAAACTTCGCGAGAGCGGTTCGTGATCGTTGCCGAGATACGCGAGCATCGAGGCGTAAAGCGTCGGCACGCCACAGAAGATGGTCGGCTGACGCACCCGCATCACGCGCACAACGGCTTCAGGAGCCGGCCGCGCTGCCATCAGGATCATCGTCGCGCCCGCATGCATCGGGAAGATGCAGGCGTTGCCGAGCCCGTATGCGAAGAACAGCTTCGATGCCGAGAAGACAACATCGTTTTCGCGAACCCCGAGGACACGCTCGCCGTAGAGCACCGCCGCGTGGAACAGATCGGTCTGCCGATGCATCACGCCCTTGGGACGGCCGGTACTGCCCGAAGAATACTGCCAGTAGCCGATTGCGTCGGTGTCCACTGGCTGCGCTTCAATCTTGTTGGATTTCGCCGCGATGAACTCCTCGAAGGAAATCGACGTTATCGGCAGCGGCGCGTCGCCCTCGGCAACAATCACTGCGCGAAGGTCATGCGACGCGTGGAGCGCAGTGATCCACGCTCCCGCGACAGGCGCAGATAGCGCCGCGGCGACTGCACCGCTGTCGCGCAAAATGAAATCGTAATCATCGCCGGATAGATACGTATTGATGGGAACCGGCACCGCGCCGATCTTGAGCGCTCCGAAAAACATCGCGGGAAACGCGATCGTGTCGAACAGGCATAGAATCACGCGATCGCCCGCGCCGATGCCATAGCGCCGCAGCGCCGCCGCAGCGCGATTAACCAAGTCTGCCAACTCCGCGTACGAATGCGATCCCGCGTCATCGATGAAGGCGGTTTTCGCGCCGCGTCCTTCGGCAATATGGCGATCGATGAAGTATGCCGCAGCATTGTAGCCGCTCGGCACTTGCAGCGGTGCGTCATGCGATGGGTTATGTGTTCCGGTCGGCATCGTGGTATACGCAAGATAATGCATATCTTTGCCGTAGGAGCAAACGGTGGCTGCGAGCCGAAAGATCGTCCGCGCTGATGCTGAACTCGAATCCGCCGCCGGAGCCGCTCGCACTCGCACTGCCTACCTGAAGCTGCTCGGCGCGCGGGTGCGCGACGCGCGCGCCCGTCATGGCATGACGCGGCGGATGCTGGCGCGTGACTCGGGCATCTCCGAGCGATACCTCGCCGAACTCGAATCGGGGCGCGGCAACTATTCGATCGTGATGCTGCGGCGGCTCGCCGCGTCGATCGATGTCCCGCTGGCCGAGCTGGTCAATGAAGCGCAGCCGCCGCCGGTCGAGTATTCATTACTCGTCGAGCGCCTGCGGCGCCTGGAACCTGCGCAGCTCGCCGAGGCAACCGCGATGCTCTCGGCGCGCTTCGGCGATCTCAGCGGCCGTCTCGATCGCATCGCGCTCATCGGACTGCGCGGCGCGGGCAAAAGCACGCTGGGAGCGCAACTTGCCCAGCATCTGGGCTGGCAATTCGTGGAGCTGAGCCGCGAAATTGAGAAGGAAGCTGGAGTCGCGGTGAATGAAATTTTCGATCTGTGGGGACAGGCGGCATATCGCCGCTACGAACGACGCGCCCTTGAGCGTGTGCTGCGAACGTATACCAAGGTGGTGATCGCCACCGGAGGCGGGTTGGTGTCGGAGCCAGCTACCCTCGAGCGCCTGCTCGATTCGTGCTGGACGGTCTGGATCAGAGCGAAACCGCAAGAGCATTGGGAGCGCGTAATCAGCCAAGGCGATCTGCGCGTGCGCGAGGGCACGGAAGACGCGCGGGCTCTCGCCGATATGAGGAGAATTCTCGGCCAGCGTGACGAACTCTACGGCAAGGCCGACGCCGTTCTATCGACCAGCGGAAAAACGGTTCGCCAATCGCTTCGCGATTTGATCGCACTCGTCGATGCGCCCAAGCGCAAAAAGACTCACGGCCATTGATGCAATATAATGTTTGCGATCTTGGTTTTTATGCACTATGATGCATGCCATTCCCGTACGGAGCAGAGCCCATGATCGACTTTCAGACCGAACCGTCGCGTTATCGCCATTGGAAGCTCAGCTTCGACGGCGCCGTGGCGACGCTGGCGCTGGACGTCGATGAAGCGGGCGGCCTTTTCGCGGGCTACGAACTGAAGCTCAATTCCTATGACTTGGGCGTCGATATCGAGCTTTATGACGCCATCCAGCGGCTGCGCTTCGAGCATCCCGAAGTTCGCAGCGTGATCATCGCGTCAGGCAAGGAGCGCGTTTTCTGCGCGGGCGCCAACATCAGGATGCTCGCGCAGTCGGAGCACGGCTTCAAAGTGAACTTCTGCAAGTTCACCAACGAGACGCGCAACTCGATCGAAGACGCGACCGAGAATTCCGGGCAGCGCTACCTGACCGCGATCAACGGCGCATGCGCAGGCGGAGGCTACGAGCTCGCGCTCGCCACCGACTACATCTTGATGGCCGACGATGGCTCGACGTCGGTATCGCTTCCCGAAGTTCCACTGCTCGCCGTGCTGCCGGGAACGGGCGGGCTCACGCGTCTTGTTGACAAGCGGATGGTGCGGCGCGACCGCGCCGACTTCTTCTGCACGACCGAGGAGGGGGTGCGCGGCCGGCGCGCCGTCGATTGGCTGCTCGTTGACGAAGTTGTGCCGCGCACGCGCCTGATGGAAGTGGCGTGGCAGCGTGCTCTCGAATCCGCGCAGCAAGCGCCGCACACCGACGTGCATGGCATAGCGCTCCCGCCGCTTGGGCGCGCGATTGAGACCTATCGAATTTCGTACCCTCACGTCTCGATCGAGATCGATCGCGAGCGATCGCTTGCGAACATCATTGTCAAAGGACCGGCGGAGCCGGCTCCTGGAGCCGTCGCGCAAGTTCACGCTCTGGGCGACAGGTTCTGGCCGCTGGCAATCGCTCGCGAACTCGACGACGCGATTCTGCATCTGCGCTTCAACCACGCCGACATTCGTTGCTGGACGTTCCGCACCGACGGCGATGCCCGGCTCGCAGCCGCGTACGATCAGTTGCTGCTTTCCGATCAATCAGACTGGCTATTGCGCGAGGTCCGTCTATATCTGAAGCGCGTTTTCAAACGGCTCGAAGTCAGCTCGCGCTCGATGTTTGCAATGATCGAACCGGGCTCATGCTTCGCGGGTACGCTTCTCGAATTGGCGCTCGCGAGCGATCGCATCTACATGATGAGCGGCCAGCGCGAGGGCGACGAGGCTCCGGCGGCGAAAGTCCTTCTGACCGAGATGAACTTTGGCCCGCTGCCGATGTGCAACGGCCTCTCGCGTCTCGCGACCAGGTTTCTCGGCGATCCGCAAAAGCTCGAAGCGCTGCGCGCGAGCGTCGGCGCCGAGCTCGACGCTGAGACTGCAAATGCTCTCGGCCTCGCGACCTTCACTCCCGACGACATCGATTGGGACGACGAGGTGCGCCTCGCGATCGAGGAGCGCGCTGCATTTTCATCCGACGCGCTGACCGGCATGGAAGCATCGCTGCGTTTCGCTGGTCCGGAGACGCTCGAGACCAAAATCTTCGCGCGCCTTTCCGCCTGGCAGAACTGGATATTCCAGCGGCCCAATGCCGTCGGCGAAAAGGGCGCGCTCAAACGTTACGGAACGGGACAACGCGCCGAGTTCGACCCGAGGAGAGTTTGATGGCTATCAATTACTCAGAGCGAATTCCCAACAACGTTTCGCTTTCCGACAATCGCCGACTGCAACGTGCGCTCGAGGAATGGCAGCCGCATTATCTCGACTGGTGGCGCGAGCTCGGCCCCGAGGGTTTCCAGCAGAAGGACGTTTACCTGCGCACGGCGACTTCTGTCGATGCGGCAGGCTGGGCGACTTTCGGCTACGTGAAGATGCCGGACTATCGATGGGGGATTTTCCTCGCCGAGCCGCAGATCGATCGCCGCATCGGTTTTGGCGAGCATAAGGGCGAACCGGTCTGGCAGGAAGTTCCGGGAGAGCATCGCGGAACGCTGCGCCGCCTCATCGTGACGCAGGGCGACACCGAGCCTGCCTCAGTGGAGCAGCAGCGGCATCTGGGCGCGACCTGCCCGTCGCTATACGATTTGCGGAACCTGTTCCAGGTGAACGTCGAAGAAGGACGGCATCTGTGGGCGATGGTTTACCTGCTGCAGGCGTTCTTCGGCCGCGATGGACGCGAAGAAGCCGAGGCGTTGTTGCATCGACGCTCGGGCAGCGCCGACAATCCGCGCATCCTGGGAGCATTCAACGAGCGAACCCCCGACTGGTTGTCGTTTTTCATGTTTACTCACTTCACCGATCGCGACGGCAAATACCAATTAGCCAGTCTCGCCGAGTCGGGGTTTGATCCGCTCGCTCGCACTTGCCGCTTCATGCTGACCGAAGAGGCGCATCATCTATTTGTCGGTGAATTCGGCGTTGGCCGCGTCGTGGCCCGTACCTGCGAGCTGATGAAGCAGCACAATACGGATCAGGTCAGCGCATTTGGTGGAATAGCGCTCGCGCTGATCCAGAAATACATAAACTTCCATTACTCAGTATCGGTCGATCTCTTCGGCTCCGAGCTATCGACTAACGCGGCCAGCTATTACAGCGCCGGGCTCAAAGGCCGATTCAAGGAAGCAGCAATCGACGATGATCACCGCCTCGTCGAATCCACCTACCGTGTTTTGCGGCCCGAAAGCGGCAAAATCGTGGAGCACGGCGAGCCTGCTCTGCAGGCGCTCAATGAAGCTCTGCGCGACGAGTACGTGTCAGACTCGGCACGCGGCGTGGCCCGCTGGAACAAGGTCATCCGCGATGCCGGAATTGACTATGAGTTGAAATTACCACACCGCGGATTTCATCGCGCGATCGGCCTCTTCCGCGATGTCAGCGTCACGCCCGACGGGGCGATTATCCCCAGAGAAGAATGGGAGCGGCGCCAGGATGAATGGCTACCGACCACGGCTGAGCGGCAATTCGTCGGTTCGCTCATGAAGCCGGTCCTGACGCCGGGTGAGTTTGCTTCGTGGATCGCGCCACCGCCTCGGGGCATCAACCATCGGCCGATTGAGTTCGAATACGTAAAGCTCGACGAGTAGCGCGTGCCAGCACGAAATCGAAATCGATCGACTGCGCACCATTCGACTCGCGGCGGCAATCCACTACCAGGGAAGGTCGCGAGCCGAATACTGCGTCGGTTTCGAGGTAGCGGTCGCCATTGATGTACAAGGCAGTGGTCAGTATGTGGAAACCGGGCGCCGAGACTATGAAGTGAATATGCGCGGGGCGAAAGGGATGACGTCCCAACCCGCGCAGCATCTTGCCGACCGGCCCATCGTCGGGTACGGGATAGCTCGCGGGTTTGACAGTTCGGAATGCGAAATGACCCCTCGCGTCTGAGCGAAGCCGAGCGCGCAGATTCATTCCGGACTGGCTTTTGTCCTGCACGTCATAGAGTCCGTTCGGAGCGGCCTGCCATACGTCGAGCAGTGCATCGCATATAGCTCCGCCTTCGGCAGAACGGACCGCGCCTCGAACTTCGAGCGGCTCGCCAGGCGTGCCGTTCGAAATATCAGCGCCGAGCTGCACCTCCGGTGCGCTAAGGCGATAGAAGGGGCCAAGCAGGCTCGACTCGGTAGCGCGCGCGCCTGCATCACGATGCTCCATGAGATCGACCAGTGCGCTCAATCCGAGAGTATCGGAAAGTAATATGAATTCCTGACGCTTATCGTCCGTGATATGTCCCGCGGCAGTCAGAAAATCAATCGCGAGACTCCATTCCTCGGTAGTCAGATGAACGTCGCGCGCGAACTGATGCAGGTGACTGACTAGCGACTCCATCACTTGCTTTAATCGCGGGTTAGGGCTATCCGCAAGCCGTTCGAGAACTGCGGCTGTAATGCTTTGATCAGTGAGCTTTTGGCCTGCCATGGTCAGAGAATCCGTTTCACGTCGTCTTCGATACGAGTGCCTTTGAAAAAATCCGGGTTGACATCGGTCTTTGCGCGCACCGGGTTGACGAACGCGAAGTCGCGGAAGTCATCATTCGTGATTAGCCCATCCTCGACCAACTCATACGCTTCGCAAGCGGCGTCGCGCATGTCAGGCAGGTCGAAATGACCGATATCGGAGCTGTAGACGGCGGCCAGTCGCGAGCGCATCGGGAGCTTTCGACTGTCGAACGCGAGCGCAGTCAACTTGTCGTCACCTTCGCATCCAAAGAAAAACTTCGGCACAAAAAGATCGCGGATGTCCTGCTTGCTCGTGATATTA includes these proteins:
- a CDS encoding helix-turn-helix transcriptional regulator, producing the protein MAASRKIVRADAELESAAGAARTRTAYLKLLGARVRDARARHGMTRRMLARDSGISERYLAELESGRGNYSIVMLRRLAASIDVPLAELVNEAQPPPVEYSLLVERLRRLEPAQLAEATAMLSARFGDLSGRLDRIALIGLRGAGKSTLGAQLAQHLGWQFVELSREIEKEAGVAVNEIFDLWGQAAYRRYERRALERVLRTYTKVVIATGGGLVSEPATLERLLDSCWTVWIRAKPQEHWERVISQGDLRVREGTEDARALADMRRILGQRDELYGKADAVLSTSGKTVRQSLRDLIALVDAPKRKKTHGH
- a CDS encoding DNA-3-methyladenine glycosylase; the encoded protein is MIRRRLPDLLARGIIRCALRVSAAPAPADRPQKLSREFYARPVLTVARECIGKVLVHRTAEGEAAGRIVEAEAYRGPLDLAAHSSRGLTPRTRAMFGPPGFAYIYLLYGISWAINLVVANEGEPHAVLIRALEPVRGLELMALRRRKAAESRELTNGPGKLTQALAITGADYGRDLCGDVLFLEEGEARAIRIGRSPRINVDYAGDWAHRPWRFYERGSRYVSVRPRD
- a CDS encoding intradiol ring-cleavage dioxygenase; protein product: MAGQKLTDQSITAAVLERLADSPNPRLKQVMESLVSHLHQFARDVHLTTEEWSLAIDFLTAAGHITDDKRQEFILLSDTLGLSALVDLMEHRDAGARATESSLLGPFYRLSAPEVQLGADISNGTPGEPLEVRGAVRSAEGGAICDALLDVWQAAPNGLYDVQDKSQSGMNLRARLRSDARGHFAFRTVKPASYPVPDDGPVGKMLRGLGRHPFRPAHIHFIVSAPGFHILTTALYINGDRYLETDAVFGSRPSLVVDCRRESNGAQSIDFDFVLARATRRALRIRTQSADG
- a CDS encoding CoA transferase, encoding MATRRPLEDVKILDFMWVMAGPASTRILADYGAQIVRIESPTRVDTARTLQPYKDGTLGPDSSGLFNNCNAGKLGIAMDLKNPRAKEVVFDLLRWADVVTESFSPRGMKGFGFDYAALSAVKPDIVMLSSCLMGQSGPLSTIAGFGNMAAAISGFHNITGWADRQPAGPFGAYTDYVSPRYAAAAILAALDHRRRTGHGQYIDLSQAEASLHFLGPALLDYTVNGRCQGRHGNDDDRFAPHGVYPAAGDDTWVAIVCRDDRDFGNLCDCIGQPQLKSDSRYATAAARLERRRELDAIVSEWSRALAGERIEATLQERGVPAHRVFNSADIFTDAHMKHRQHFVELPHSTLGTFTVEGPRAKLSRTPADVRRSAPSLGQDNSLVLEEILGYDEDRITSLAVDGLFG
- the boxB gene encoding benzoyl-CoA 2,3-epoxidase subunit BoxB, with the translated sequence MAINYSERIPNNVSLSDNRRLQRALEEWQPHYLDWWRELGPEGFQQKDVYLRTATSVDAAGWATFGYVKMPDYRWGIFLAEPQIDRRIGFGEHKGEPVWQEVPGEHRGTLRRLIVTQGDTEPASVEQQRHLGATCPSLYDLRNLFQVNVEEGRHLWAMVYLLQAFFGRDGREEAEALLHRRSGSADNPRILGAFNERTPDWLSFFMFTHFTDRDGKYQLASLAESGFDPLARTCRFMLTEEAHHLFVGEFGVGRVVARTCELMKQHNTDQVSAFGGIALALIQKYINFHYSVSVDLFGSELSTNAASYYSAGLKGRFKEAAIDDDHRLVESTYRVLRPESGKIVEHGEPALQALNEALRDEYVSDSARGVARWNKVIRDAGIDYELKLPHRGFHRAIGLFRDVSVTPDGAIIPREEWERRQDEWLPTTAERQFVGSLMKPVLTPGEFASWIAPPPRGINHRPIEFEYVKLDE
- a CDS encoding benzoate-CoA ligase family protein; the encoded protein is MPTGTHNPSHDAPLQVPSGYNAAAYFIDRHIAEGRGAKTAFIDDAGSHSYAELADLVNRAAAALRRYGIGAGDRVILCLFDTIAFPAMFFGALKIGAVPVPINTYLSGDDYDFILRDSGAVAAALSAPVAGAWITALHASHDLRAVIVAEGDAPLPITSISFEEFIAAKSNKIEAQPVDTDAIGYWQYSSGSTGRPKGVMHRQTDLFHAAVLYGERVLGVRENDVVFSASKLFFAYGLGNACIFPMHAGATMILMAARPAPEAVVRVMRVRQPTIFCGVPTLYASMLAYLGNDHEPLSRSLRICTSAGEALPPAVADHWAEHVGVEILDGLGSTESTHIFISNRPGAVRRGSSGRPVAGYEVSIRNEDGREAAIDQIGDLWLRGAAIAVGYWNNPQANAHTFVDGWMRTGDKYSRDADGFYHYAGRSDDMLKVGGIWVSPIEVEAVLMAHPQVLEAAVIGFEDEDALVKPKAFVVLRDRSQEGAALVEELTAFVRARLAHYKCPRAIKFTAELPRTATGKLRRNLLRS
- the boxC gene encoding 2,3-epoxybenzoyl-CoA dihydrolase, whose product is MIDFQTEPSRYRHWKLSFDGAVATLALDVDEAGGLFAGYELKLNSYDLGVDIELYDAIQRLRFEHPEVRSVIIASGKERVFCAGANIRMLAQSEHGFKVNFCKFTNETRNSIEDATENSGQRYLTAINGACAGGGYELALATDYILMADDGSTSVSLPEVPLLAVLPGTGGLTRLVDKRMVRRDRADFFCTTEEGVRGRRAVDWLLVDEVVPRTRLMEVAWQRALESAQQAPHTDVHGIALPPLGRAIETYRISYPHVSIEIDRERSLANIIVKGPAEPAPGAVAQVHALGDRFWPLAIARELDDAILHLRFNHADIRCWTFRTDGDARLAAAYDQLLLSDQSDWLLREVRLYLKRVFKRLEVSSRSMFAMIEPGSCFAGTLLELALASDRIYMMSGQREGDEAPAAKVLLTEMNFGPLPMCNGLSRLATRFLGDPQKLEALRASVGAELDAETANALGLATFTPDDIDWDDEVRLAIEERAAFSSDALTGMEASLRFAGPETLETKIFARLSAWQNWIFQRPNAVGEKGALKRYGTGQRAEFDPRRV
- a CDS encoding CoA transferase — translated: MLDLTTDRGLLCAEILGDMGADVIKIEPPGGSPARLIPPFVDDQPHPDRSLYWWSYNRNKRSITLDIASAQGRELLNRLVKSADFLIESFDPGYLANVGLGYDALNAINPAMIVVSITPFGQDGPKAHYADADLIMMAAGGPLILAGDDDRPPVRLSVPQAYLHASADAAVAALAAHHERVDSALGQHIDVAAIQSIPIATQSYVLAAPLGSAEARRMSGGVKFGPMNIPLVWPAKDGFIALTYLFGSALGVFTRKLMEYLCEQGYCDEATRDKDWIGLGELLASGKEPLSEFERLKQIVIKFTSSHTKAELLQFAVDRGFLMTPVSTIEEVVKSPQLASRNYWQTVEHPELGRSFSYPGPFAKFSATPIEYRRRPPTVGEHNREIYAGELGLSTERIAKLEREGVI